The Strigops habroptila isolate Jane chromosome 13, bStrHab1.2.pri, whole genome shotgun sequence genome contains a region encoding:
- the TM9SF4 gene encoding transmembrane 9 superfamily member 4 isoform X1 translates to MFVIQRSLLAGERLRYTLVLLLLLHCTDCFYVPGVAPINFHRNDPVEIKAVKLTSSRTQLPYEYYSLPFCQPTKITYKAENLGEVLRGDRIVNTPFQVSMNVEKKCEVLCNFPNKPVTLTVEQSKLIAERIREDYYVHLIADNLPVATRLEFYSNREEEEKKKEKDVQFEHGYRLGFMDGNKFYLHNHLSFILYYHREDVEENQEHTYRVVRFEVIPQSIKLEDLKADEKSMCTLPEATGSAPQEIDPSRENQLLFTYSVHWEESDIKWASRWDTYLTMSDVQIHWFSIINSVVVVFFLSGILSMIIIRTLRKDIANYNKEDDIEDTMEESGWKLVHGDVFRPPQYPMILSSLLGSGIQLFCMILIVIFVAMLGMLSPSSRGALMTTACFLFMFMGVFGGFFAGRLYRTLKGHRWKKGAFCTATLYPGVVFGICFVLNCFIWGKHSSGAVPFPTMVALLCMWFGISLPLVYLGYYFGFRKQPYDNPVRTNQIPRQIPEQRWYMNKFVGILMAGILPFGAMFIELFFIFSAIWENQFYYLFGFLFLVFIILVVSCSQISIVMVYFQLCAEDYRWWWRTFLVSGGSAFYVLIYAVFYFVNKLDIVEFIPSLLYFGYTTLMVLSFWLLTGTIGFYAAYMFVRKIYAAVKID, encoded by the exons ATGTTTGTGATACAACGGTCGCTGTTGGCTGGG GAAAGGCTGAGGTACACATTGGTCCTGCTGTTGTTGCTGCACTGTACAGACTGCTTCTATGTACCTGGGGTGGCTCCTATCAACTTCCACCGCAATGACCCTGTAGAAATCAAG GCTGTGAAGCTCACCAGCTCGCGAACCCAGCTGCCGTACGAGTACTACTCACTACCCTTCTGCCAGCCCACCAAGATTACATACAAGGCTGAGAACCTCG gtGAGGTTCTTCGGGGGGACCGAATTGTAAATACCCCTTTCCAGGTCTCCATGAACGTGGAGAAGAAATGTGAAGTTCTGTGCAACTTCCCCAACAAGCCAGTCACCCTGACGGTGGAGCAGAGCAAGCTGATCGCCGAGCGCATCAGGGAGGATTACTATGTCCATCT catCGCTGATAACCTCCCTGTGGCAACGCGGCTGGAGTTTTATTCCAACcgtgaggaagaggagaagaagaaggagaaggatgtGCAGTTCGAGCATGGATACAGGCTTGGGTTTATGGATGGTAACAAG TTCTACCTGCACAACCACCTCTCCTTCATCCTTTACTACCACAGAGAGGATGTGGAAGAGAACCAGGAGCACACCTACAGGGTTGTGCGCTTTGAAGTGATTCCCCAAAGTATTAAACTAGAAG ACTTGAAGGCTGATGAGAAGAGTATGTGCACCCTGCCTGAAGCTACGGGCTCTGCCCCCCAGGAAATAGATCCTTCCAGGGAGAACCAGTTGCTCTTCACCTACTCTGTCCACTGGGAG GAAAGCGACATTAAATGGGCTTCCCGCTGGGACACGTACCTGACCATGAGTGATGTGCAGATCCATTGGTTTTCCATCATTAACTCAGTTGTTGttgtcttcttcctttcag GTATTCTCAGCATGATCATCATCCGGACGCTCCGGAAGGACATTGCCAACTACAACAAGGAAGATGACATT GAAGATACCATGGAGGAATCTGGTTGGAAACTTGTGCATGGAGATGTCTTCAGGCCTCCGCAGTATCCTATGATCCTCAGCTCTCTCCTGGGTTCTGGAATTCAGCTCTTCTGTATGATCCTGATTGTCATCT TTGTTGCTATGCTGGGGATGCTGTCGCCTTCCAGCCGGGGCGCGCTGATGACTACAGCCTGCTTCCTCTTCATGTTCATGGG GGTTTTTGGTGGGTTCTTTGCTGGCCGCTTATACCGGACTCTGAAAGGACATCGATGGAAGAAAGGAGCTTTTTGT ACAGCTACCCTGTATCCCGGCGTCGTCTTTGGGATCTGCTTCGTCCTGAACTGTTTCATCTGGGGGAAACACTCCTCGGGAGCG GTGCCTTTCCCGACCATGGTGGCCTTGCTGTGCATGTGGTTTGGGATCTCCTTGCCCTTGGTCTACCTGGGTTACTACTTTGGGTTTCGCAAACAGCCCTATGACAACCCTGTTCGGACAAACCAGATTCCCAGGCAGATCCCGGAGCAGAGGTGGTACATGAATAAATTCGTGGG GATTCTCATGGCTGGAATTCTGCCTTTTGGAGCAATGTTCATTGAGctgttcttcattttcagt GCAATCTGGGAGAACCAGTTCTATTACCTTTTTGGCTTTCTCTTCCTGGTGTTTATAATCCTGGTGGTGTCGTGCTCCCAGATCAGCATTGTCATGGTGTACTTCCAGCTCTGCGCTGAG GATTACCGCTGGTGGTGGAGAACCTTCCTGGTGTCTGGAGGATCTGCCTTCTACGTGCTCATCTATGCTGTCTTCTACTTTGTGAACAAG CTGGATATCGTTGAGTTCATTCCCTCCTTGCTATACTTTGGCTACACCACCCTCATGGTCCTGTCCTTCTGGCTCCTCACTGGCACCATTGGCTTCTATGCAGCCTACATGTTTGTCCGGAAGATCTACGCCGCAGTGAAAAtagactga
- the TM9SF4 gene encoding transmembrane 9 superfamily member 4 isoform X2, translated as MAASAAMERLRYTLVLLLLLHCTDCFYVPGVAPINFHRNDPVEIKAVKLTSSRTQLPYEYYSLPFCQPTKITYKAENLGEVLRGDRIVNTPFQVSMNVEKKCEVLCNFPNKPVTLTVEQSKLIAERIREDYYVHLIADNLPVATRLEFYSNREEEEKKKEKDVQFEHGYRLGFMDGNKFYLHNHLSFILYYHREDVEENQEHTYRVVRFEVIPQSIKLEDLKADEKSMCTLPEATGSAPQEIDPSRENQLLFTYSVHWEESDIKWASRWDTYLTMSDVQIHWFSIINSVVVVFFLSGILSMIIIRTLRKDIANYNKEDDIEDTMEESGWKLVHGDVFRPPQYPMILSSLLGSGIQLFCMILIVIFVAMLGMLSPSSRGALMTTACFLFMFMGVFGGFFAGRLYRTLKGHRWKKGAFCTATLYPGVVFGICFVLNCFIWGKHSSGAVPFPTMVALLCMWFGISLPLVYLGYYFGFRKQPYDNPVRTNQIPRQIPEQRWYMNKFVGILMAGILPFGAMFIELFFIFSAIWENQFYYLFGFLFLVFIILVVSCSQISIVMVYFQLCAEDYRWWWRTFLVSGGSAFYVLIYAVFYFVNKLDIVEFIPSLLYFGYTTLMVLSFWLLTGTIGFYAAYMFVRKIYAAVKID; from the exons ATGGCGGCGTCGGCGGCGATG GAAAGGCTGAGGTACACATTGGTCCTGCTGTTGTTGCTGCACTGTACAGACTGCTTCTATGTACCTGGGGTGGCTCCTATCAACTTCCACCGCAATGACCCTGTAGAAATCAAG GCTGTGAAGCTCACCAGCTCGCGAACCCAGCTGCCGTACGAGTACTACTCACTACCCTTCTGCCAGCCCACCAAGATTACATACAAGGCTGAGAACCTCG gtGAGGTTCTTCGGGGGGACCGAATTGTAAATACCCCTTTCCAGGTCTCCATGAACGTGGAGAAGAAATGTGAAGTTCTGTGCAACTTCCCCAACAAGCCAGTCACCCTGACGGTGGAGCAGAGCAAGCTGATCGCCGAGCGCATCAGGGAGGATTACTATGTCCATCT catCGCTGATAACCTCCCTGTGGCAACGCGGCTGGAGTTTTATTCCAACcgtgaggaagaggagaagaagaaggagaaggatgtGCAGTTCGAGCATGGATACAGGCTTGGGTTTATGGATGGTAACAAG TTCTACCTGCACAACCACCTCTCCTTCATCCTTTACTACCACAGAGAGGATGTGGAAGAGAACCAGGAGCACACCTACAGGGTTGTGCGCTTTGAAGTGATTCCCCAAAGTATTAAACTAGAAG ACTTGAAGGCTGATGAGAAGAGTATGTGCACCCTGCCTGAAGCTACGGGCTCTGCCCCCCAGGAAATAGATCCTTCCAGGGAGAACCAGTTGCTCTTCACCTACTCTGTCCACTGGGAG GAAAGCGACATTAAATGGGCTTCCCGCTGGGACACGTACCTGACCATGAGTGATGTGCAGATCCATTGGTTTTCCATCATTAACTCAGTTGTTGttgtcttcttcctttcag GTATTCTCAGCATGATCATCATCCGGACGCTCCGGAAGGACATTGCCAACTACAACAAGGAAGATGACATT GAAGATACCATGGAGGAATCTGGTTGGAAACTTGTGCATGGAGATGTCTTCAGGCCTCCGCAGTATCCTATGATCCTCAGCTCTCTCCTGGGTTCTGGAATTCAGCTCTTCTGTATGATCCTGATTGTCATCT TTGTTGCTATGCTGGGGATGCTGTCGCCTTCCAGCCGGGGCGCGCTGATGACTACAGCCTGCTTCCTCTTCATGTTCATGGG GGTTTTTGGTGGGTTCTTTGCTGGCCGCTTATACCGGACTCTGAAAGGACATCGATGGAAGAAAGGAGCTTTTTGT ACAGCTACCCTGTATCCCGGCGTCGTCTTTGGGATCTGCTTCGTCCTGAACTGTTTCATCTGGGGGAAACACTCCTCGGGAGCG GTGCCTTTCCCGACCATGGTGGCCTTGCTGTGCATGTGGTTTGGGATCTCCTTGCCCTTGGTCTACCTGGGTTACTACTTTGGGTTTCGCAAACAGCCCTATGACAACCCTGTTCGGACAAACCAGATTCCCAGGCAGATCCCGGAGCAGAGGTGGTACATGAATAAATTCGTGGG GATTCTCATGGCTGGAATTCTGCCTTTTGGAGCAATGTTCATTGAGctgttcttcattttcagt GCAATCTGGGAGAACCAGTTCTATTACCTTTTTGGCTTTCTCTTCCTGGTGTTTATAATCCTGGTGGTGTCGTGCTCCCAGATCAGCATTGTCATGGTGTACTTCCAGCTCTGCGCTGAG GATTACCGCTGGTGGTGGAGAACCTTCCTGGTGTCTGGAGGATCTGCCTTCTACGTGCTCATCTATGCTGTCTTCTACTTTGTGAACAAG CTGGATATCGTTGAGTTCATTCCCTCCTTGCTATACTTTGGCTACACCACCCTCATGGTCCTGTCCTTCTGGCTCCTCACTGGCACCATTGGCTTCTATGCAGCCTACATGTTTGTCCGGAAGATCTACGCCGCAGTGAAAAtagactga